A single window of Mangifera indica cultivar Alphonso chromosome 18, CATAS_Mindica_2.1, whole genome shotgun sequence DNA harbors:
- the LOC123202462 gene encoding NAC domain-containing protein JA2L-like, with amino-acid sequence MGVPETDPLSRLNLPPGFRFYPTDEELLVHYLCRQVAGHNFSLQIIGEIDLYKFDPWVLPSKALFGEKEWYFFSPRDRKYPNGSRPNRVAGSGYWKATGTDKFITTGGRKVGVKKALVFYVGKAPKGTKTNWIMHEYRLLESSRKNGSSKLDDWVLCRIYKKNSSAQRPLLTASLSSKEHSNGSCSTSSSQFDDVLESLPEIDDGVFAVPQMNSLKTLQPDEKINLNNLGSGNFDWASLAGLNSVPELASSGQTQSQGMVRYANNDVFVASMPQLCHVETGKIGNLTDEEVQSGVRNQRVDNSRFYLQNSGILTQNFSNSVDPSGSRYPIQQGAYGFRQ; translated from the exons ATGGGTGTGCCGGAGACAGACCCACTTTCTCGATTGAACTTACCGCCGGGTTTTCGGTTTTACCCGACTGATGAAGAGCTTCTTGTTCATTATCTATGTCGCCAAGTTGCAGGGCATAATTTTTCTCTGCAAATTATTGGTGAAATTGACTTGTACAAGTTTGATCCATGGGTTTTACCAA GTAAGGCATTATTTGGTGAAAAAGAATGGTACTTTTTCAGTCCTAGAGACCGTAAGTATCCGAACGGGTCAAGACCCAATAGAGTTGCGGGGTCCGGGTACTGGAAAGCCACGGGAACCGACAAATTTATCACCACAGGAGGCCGTAAAGTTGGTGTCAAGAAAGCTCTTGTCTTTTACGTCGGCAAAGCTCCAAAAGGCACCAAAACGAATTGGATCATGCATGAGTATCGCCTCCTTGAATCTTCTCGTAAAAATGGAAGCTCGAAG CTCGATGATTGGGTTCTCTGCAGAATTTACAAGAAGAATTCGAGTGCTCAGAGGCCACTTTTAACAGCTAGTCTTTCAAGCAAAGAACACAGTAATGGATCATGTTCAACTTCATCGTCACAATTTGACGATGTGTTGGAGTCTTTACCAGAGATTGACGATGGAGTTTTCGCTGTGCCACAGATGAACTCACTGAAAACTTTACAGCCAGACGAGAAGATAAACTTGAACAATCTGGGTTCGGGGAATTTCGACTGGGCGAGTCTTGCAGGGCTTAACTCGGTGCCTGAACTCGCGTCGAGTGGGCAAACTCAGAGTCAGGGGATGGTGCGTTACGCAAATAACGACGTATTTGTCGCTTCAATGCCCCAGCTTTGCCACGTGGAAACTGGAAAGATTGGTAACTTGACAGATGAAGAGGTCCAAAGTGGAGTTAGAAATCAACGAGTTGATAATTCAAGGTTTTATCTTCAAAACTCCGGCATTTTGACTCAAAATTTCTCTAACTCGGTTGACCCGTCTGGATCCAGATACCCGATTCAGCAAGGCGCATACGGGTTTAGACAGTGA